The Rhopalosiphum maidis isolate BTI-1 chromosome 1, ASM367621v3, whole genome shotgun sequence genome has a segment encoding these proteins:
- the LOC113549760 gene encoding AF4/FMR2 family member 4-like, with protein MTGSLRLSALLLLLLSRWASADLEKGEDEFVRSWVIIEEQLVPPSRDELLATGGVGTTGGGVSGGGVGGRRITPKSVFVAPSFNKCSDGYRPDSMGRCVKVVKINQAAQWDFLIKQLNSMYGAGANGGGFPMLPGASAYQPATTTTTEPPSQKTDSPGPFQLNIPLGGVGVSDVDNQTMDPVDELTTGTTTTAAVPTTTNPTTTTTTTTTTTTSTVASTTVEDDNDVATTDHLVTTTVDGDPDDRTAATVTATAVTTDTADTARPRPYRNRYQTTHAEDAITVTPLSYDSTTTVTYAKTKYADSSTTTIAGTEDPPQQTFKTTASASLSSSYSSPVVTTTAVDVTETDNPVTAATPPETEEEDVVTVLAVAAAAVDGDSGNSRPVSTTRLPYTTGGRTQSSVTDTVTPEYYDDQPEEPTSSPEPDCSAPNAYRYYAVCAGFRQQQQFEQLQQQQQLLQQHQQQQQLYQQQQQQFYQQQQHNHMATELVKRPAVGGGVQVRFPGDEDPVSATVADSANLIRFPGPAPYRTTNKMYESSRHPTWWPTGWPDQQQQQQQQQYPDDSVQQQHRLQHHLPQQKQDVRLWEFGSRLPKTTSTTTIVPAPPTQWYHRFF; from the exons ATGACCGGATCGTTGCGTCTGAGCGCtctgctgttgctgttgctgtcCCGCTGGGCGTCCGCGGACCTCGAGAAGGGCGAGGACGAGTTCGTCCGCAGCTGGGTCATCATCGAGGAACAGCTGGTGCCGCCGTCTAGGGACGAACTGCTGGCCACCGGTGGCGTGGGCACCACTGGCGGTGGCGTCAGTGGTGGTGGCGTGGGTGGTCGACGGATCACGCCTAAGTCGGTGTTCGTCGCGCCGTCGTTCAACAAGTGTTCGGACGGTTATCGACCCGACAGCATGGGACGATGCGTCAAGGTGGTCAAGATCAACCAGGCGGCCCAGTGGGACTTTTTGATCAAGCAGCTGAACTCTATGTACGGCGCCGGTGCAAACGGCGGAGGATTCCCGATGTTGCCGGGCGCCTCTGCATATCAGCCGGCCACAACCACGACTACAGAACCGCCATCTCAGAAGACCGACAGCCCTGGACCGTTTCAGTTGAACATACCGTTGGGTGGCGTCGGTGTCAGTGACGTGGACAACCAAACGATGGACCCCGTGGACGAACTCACTACCGGCACTACCACTACGGCGGCCGTGCCCACTACAACCAATccaactactactactactaccactactactactactacttctACCGTCGCCTCCACGACCGTCGAGGATGACAACGACGTCGCCACCACCGACCATCTCGTTACGACCACGGTTGACGGCGACCCCGACGACCGCACTGCCGCGACTGTTACTGCGACCGCTGTCACGACAGATACGGCGGATACCGCCAGACCGCGACCTTACCGTAATCGTTACCAGACGACGCATGCTGAGGACGCCATCACAGTCACTCCGCTTTCTTACGACTCGACTACCACCGTGACGTACGCTAAAACAAA GTACGCAGACAGCAGTACAACGACCATCGCCGGGACGGAAGACCCGCCTCAACAAACCTTCAAGACGACTGCCAGTGCGTCGCTCTCATCTTCGTATTCGTCACCCGTAGTTACCACTACCGCGGTTGACGTGACGGAGACTGACAATCCGGTGACGGCCGCGACTCCGCCTGAAACCGAAGAAGAGGACGTAGTAACCGTACTAGCTGTGGCTGCCGCCGCAGTTGACGGTGACAGCGGTAATAGTAGACCGGTTAGTACCACGCGGTTGCCGTACACAACGGGTGGAAGGACTCAATCATCGGTCACAGACACAGTTACGCCCGAGTACTACGATGATCAACCGGAAGAGCCAACGTCCTCGCCGGAACCGGATTGTTCGGCCCCGAATGCTTATCGGTATTACGCGGTGTGCGCGGGTTTCCGGCAGCAGCAGCAGTTTGAACAGCTccaacagcaacagcagctGCTCCAACAAcaccagcagcagcaacagctgtatcagcaacagcagcagcagttcTATCAACAGCAACAGCACAATCACATGGCCACCGAGTTGGTCAAGCGCCCGGCCGTCGGCGGGGGCGTGCAAGTGCGGTTCCCAGGAGACGAAGACCCTGTGTCGGCGACGGTGGCTGACAGCGCGAACCTGATCAGGTTCCCCGGACCAGCCCCATATAGGACCACCAACAAGATGTACGAGAGCAGCAGGCATCCCACATGGTGGCCGACGGGATGGCCGGAtcaacagcaacagcaacaacaacagcagTACCCCGACGACTCGGTGCAGCAGCAGCACCGGCTACAGCATCACCTGCCCCAGCAGAAACAGGACGTCCGACTCTGGGAATTTGGGTCCAGACTTCCGAAAACTACGTCGACCACGACGATTGTCCCAGCACCCCCAACACAGTGGTACCATAGATTTTTCTGA